One part of the Microbulbifer sp. THAF38 genome encodes these proteins:
- a CDS encoding ATP-binding protein produces MFLKKLILINWGNIPQLEYDFGPINLFSGGNGSGKTTAADAIQTLMTAAHDTLFTFNPGQDETTQRGRGGKQVRTLASYVLGCDDGSYARVEPTDCYIAGIFHPTSGEESAEPFTAVMGIRAHLDNSSKPAQARQSDLRFFVFPGEQLVMGDFVRDYTDGKHLLPLDKFNQVLSKQFEKVEQYDKKKAYLRRLYGALRGRRDAVSDREATHAARTFANFMAYKPVKSINDFVAQEVLEKRDLGDAIRSVSELMKTIHSMEQEARQIVERVSSLEAIAQSVELYRDQWLQLRVQEYLCARHRQQRVQKSYLSGKNDQKKLRSDLDNNEREVRIASERVEQLNGQLVELQAQRLGIDALRNKDELEQRINNALSLLSQQHTPMSAEEARWRENREAAEELLNLLNSTSAELEIPAFSDKALVQAIKQVAREEDLPDLHKLLGKDWIDLAALEPLRERAASSEALQNRLYDLLDSSGKGGAGNESSPKEQIAQQASRWEQKVQQLQKQLRTQESRIQHLQANRVRYPQSVEAALAAIREQCPQAEPRVLCDYVEVLDERWQMAIEGYLGGARFSIIVEPEHEARAIRIVRSLPGRNNRARVIQGDKARRDAERLETPSSSILELMEFTHKTAEHYLRASYGAVVQVEDEHELRGTRRGLTADGMASGNYSMWRCDMDDAELVFGQGARARALAAQQRAMEQLLEEAAHVNERHQLYRRVTHAVRGLANIKLLSIVDSALAAQREWRSAERALENLDLKDFEQFEQQVDELKAQLKNQQKQLSDLQRQTGSLETKLKSNEKLLYALSGELESLDDAASDSEEMVRRITAIDPTFDAEKVLVTADEQVDRAADNFDFSADIESWQGQLEKYSRQLDRAVMEYNATCASVDTLVFEPDLSGGHKDSLFKLISGLGNQVETLRNRLKNNLLVERHDQLLGLKKSFNTTFVTHLCHAIYQSINDGKRVLDDLNKELEHHRFGADRERFRFDYQWVAEFKEYWSFFKAVIELPNLGEEQSLFDTDLAPKHRKVRDRLLNMLLSEDEQVARRELDRISDYRNYRSYEIYKEPEGKEPIALSQYGTGSGGQLETPAYIIRSAAVTSAFRFGESGSHLQMVLVDEAFSKMDESRSKEVIRYLTETLGLQLLFIMPSSKSGPFMDLISNQFVFSKCPSAKPIGQLNTRVYVDRKVCNQERIAELWANHRRTIRQQASLDFMDLVEVD; encoded by the coding sequence ATGTTCCTAAAAAAACTGATCCTGATTAACTGGGGCAATATCCCGCAGTTGGAATATGATTTCGGCCCGATCAACCTGTTTTCCGGCGGTAACGGTTCCGGTAAAACCACGGCGGCCGATGCTATCCAGACATTGATGACTGCCGCCCACGACACCCTGTTTACCTTTAACCCGGGGCAGGATGAAACCACCCAGCGCGGGCGCGGTGGCAAGCAGGTGCGGACGCTAGCTTCCTATGTGCTGGGTTGTGACGACGGCAGCTACGCTCGTGTAGAGCCCACCGACTGTTATATCGCTGGTATTTTCCATCCCACTAGTGGTGAAGAGAGCGCAGAGCCCTTTACCGCAGTGATGGGCATCCGGGCTCACCTGGATAACAGCAGCAAGCCCGCTCAGGCCCGCCAAAGTGATTTGCGCTTTTTTGTATTCCCCGGCGAGCAATTGGTGATGGGGGATTTTGTCCGGGATTACACCGATGGCAAACACCTGCTGCCGCTGGATAAATTCAACCAGGTGCTGAGCAAACAGTTCGAAAAAGTCGAGCAGTACGATAAGAAAAAGGCCTACCTGCGCCGCCTTTACGGCGCCCTGCGCGGACGCCGCGATGCAGTCTCCGATCGCGAGGCCACGCACGCCGCGCGCACCTTTGCCAACTTTATGGCCTACAAGCCAGTAAAGAGCATCAACGATTTTGTTGCCCAGGAAGTGTTGGAAAAACGCGATCTGGGTGATGCCATCCGCTCCGTATCCGAGCTGATGAAAACCATTCACAGCATGGAACAGGAAGCCCGCCAGATTGTGGAGCGGGTCAGTTCTCTGGAGGCCATTGCCCAGTCGGTAGAGCTCTACCGGGATCAGTGGTTGCAGTTGCGGGTGCAGGAATATTTGTGCGCGCGCCACCGCCAGCAGCGGGTACAAAAAAGTTACCTGAGCGGCAAGAACGACCAGAAAAAACTGCGTAGCGATCTGGACAACAATGAGCGCGAAGTGCGCATCGCCTCCGAGCGCGTCGAGCAACTCAACGGCCAGCTGGTAGAGCTTCAAGCCCAGCGTCTGGGTATCGATGCGCTGCGCAATAAGGACGAACTGGAACAGCGTATTAACAATGCCCTGAGCCTTCTGTCCCAGCAGCACACCCCCATGTCTGCTGAAGAGGCCCGCTGGCGCGAGAACCGCGAGGCCGCCGAAGAATTATTAAACCTACTCAACTCCACCTCTGCCGAGCTGGAAATTCCCGCTTTCTCCGATAAAGCACTGGTGCAGGCGATCAAGCAGGTAGCCCGCGAGGAAGACTTGCCGGATCTGCACAAGCTGTTGGGCAAGGACTGGATTGACTTGGCCGCATTGGAGCCCCTGCGCGAGCGTGCCGCCAGCAGTGAAGCGTTGCAGAACCGCCTCTACGACCTGTTGGATAGCAGTGGTAAGGGCGGCGCCGGTAATGAGTCCTCCCCAAAGGAACAGATTGCCCAGCAGGCCTCCCGCTGGGAGCAAAAAGTGCAGCAACTGCAAAAGCAGCTGCGCACCCAGGAAAGCCGTATCCAGCACCTTCAGGCCAACCGCGTGCGCTATCCCCAATCGGTGGAAGCGGCCCTGGCCGCTATTCGTGAGCAGTGCCCGCAGGCGGAACCCCGCGTTCTTTGTGATTACGTGGAAGTGTTGGATGAGCGCTGGCAGATGGCGATTGAAGGCTATCTGGGCGGCGCGCGCTTCTCGATTATTGTTGAGCCGGAACACGAGGCTCGCGCGATTCGTATCGTGCGCAGCCTGCCGGGTCGCAACAACCGTGCCCGCGTGATTCAGGGGGATAAAGCCCGCCGTGATGCTGAGCGTCTGGAGACACCGTCCAGCTCCATTCTCGAATTGATGGAGTTCACCCATAAAACTGCTGAGCACTATTTGCGCGCCTCCTACGGTGCTGTGGTACAGGTAGAGGATGAACACGAGCTGCGCGGTACCCGTCGAGGCCTGACCGCCGACGGCATGGCCAGTGGCAATTACAGCATGTGGCGCTGCGATATGGACGATGCGGAGCTGGTATTCGGCCAGGGCGCCCGCGCTCGCGCATTGGCCGCACAGCAGCGCGCTATGGAGCAGTTGCTGGAAGAGGCCGCTCACGTCAACGAGCGCCACCAGCTCTACCGCCGTGTCACCCACGCGGTGCGTGGGTTGGCGAATATCAAGCTGTTGTCTATCGTGGATTCCGCACTGGCGGCCCAACGCGAATGGCGCAGTGCCGAGCGTGCTTTGGAAAACCTGGATCTGAAGGATTTCGAGCAGTTCGAGCAGCAAGTCGATGAACTAAAAGCCCAGCTTAAAAACCAGCAGAAGCAGTTGTCTGATCTCCAGCGCCAAACCGGCTCCCTGGAAACCAAGTTAAAGAGCAACGAAAAACTTTTGTATGCCCTGTCTGGTGAGCTGGAATCCCTGGATGATGCCGCCAGTGACAGCGAGGAGATGGTAAGGCGTATTACCGCCATCGACCCCACTTTCGATGCCGAGAAAGTGCTGGTTACTGCCGATGAACAGGTGGATCGCGCCGCAGATAACTTCGATTTCTCAGCGGATATTGAAAGCTGGCAGGGGCAGTTGGAAAAATACAGTCGCCAGCTGGATCGTGCGGTCATGGAGTACAACGCCACCTGTGCCAGCGTCGATACCCTGGTGTTTGAGCCAGACCTGAGCGGTGGCCACAAAGATAGCCTGTTCAAGTTGATCAGTGGCCTCGGTAATCAGGTGGAGACCCTGCGCAACCGCCTGAAGAATAACCTGCTGGTGGAGCGTCACGATCAACTGCTGGGATTGAAAAAATCCTTCAACACCACTTTTGTCACTCACTTGTGCCACGCTATTTACCAGTCCATTAACGACGGTAAGCGCGTGCTGGATGATCTGAACAAAGAGTTGGAGCACCACCGCTTTGGCGCGGATCGTGAGCGCTTCCGTTTCGACTACCAATGGGTAGCGGAATTTAAGGAGTACTGGAGCTTCTTTAAGGCAGTGATCGAGCTGCCGAACCTGGGTGAAGAGCAGAGCTTGTTTGATACGGATTTGGCCCCCAAGCACCGCAAAGTGCGCGATCGCTTGTTGAATATGCTGCTGAGTGAGGACGAACAGGTGGCGCGGCGCGAGCTGGATCGTATCAGTGATTACCGCAATTACCGCAGCTACGAGATCTACAAAGAACCGGAGGGCAAAGAGCCGATTGCACTTAGCCAGTACGGCACCGGTTCCGGCGGCCAGCTGGAAACCCCGGCTTATATTATCCGCTCCGCAGCGGTAACTTCCGCCTTCCGCTTTGGTGAAAGCGGCAGCCATTTACAGATGGTGCTGGTGGATGAGGCCTTTTCCAAAATGGATGAGTCCCGCTCCAAGGAAGTGATCCGTTACTTGACTGAAACCCTGGGGCTACAACTGCTGTTTATTATGCCCAGCAGTAAATCCGGGCCTTTTATGGATCTGATCTCCAATCAGTTTGTGTTTAGCAAGTGCCCCAGTGCCAAGCCCATCGGCCAGCTGAATACCCGGGTGTATGTGGATCGCAAGGTGTGCAATCAGGAGCGTATCGCCGAACTCTGGGCTAATCACCGCCGTACGATTCGCCAACAGGCATCGCTGGATTTTATGGACCTGGTAGAAGTAGATTGA
- a CDS encoding Wadjet anti-phage system protein JetD domain-containing protein gives MEKALPYWVEENPLLIGILNFILDRRDSQLQRGKEARISFRLDLRAGSKRWQEVLEPLRDPTQDEQELWSELQYFASEYQCFAVKPNPKRRPGVAEWQGAQLIFKDASEEQLRLWLDRPSPNLRQSAWTSLLEPYVDRFENPAAFPIEGLELQPGFDSVEELVSCWVSVGRELIFAEQISWRQLAARCFKGDSKYLDLHSRQSLVRNLFPELSRKIRERQLLLHAYLPEQFTQVIFIENQDTFISLAELQPNRTALVYSEGYQGGAERIRNPGIARFSTFNVVDKASRQQFLQWWYGDDSSPLPVFFWGDLDYEGLRIAAALRRSFPELQCWRPGYDLLLDSLRTGKAHCPDLAEKLGQKPIEMIGCQYADQYLIPALSTTTSFVDQEAANLGALLETLP, from the coding sequence ATGGAAAAGGCATTGCCCTATTGGGTAGAGGAAAACCCGCTGTTAATCGGTATCCTGAATTTTATTCTGGATCGGCGGGACAGCCAGCTGCAACGTGGCAAGGAAGCCCGCATCAGTTTCAGGTTGGATTTGCGCGCTGGCAGTAAACGCTGGCAAGAAGTACTTGAGCCGCTCAGGGACCCCACTCAGGATGAGCAGGAACTGTGGAGTGAGCTCCAGTACTTTGCCAGTGAGTATCAATGCTTTGCGGTAAAGCCGAATCCCAAACGGCGACCGGGTGTTGCAGAGTGGCAGGGCGCCCAGCTGATCTTTAAGGATGCCAGTGAAGAGCAGCTGCGCCTTTGGCTCGATCGCCCATCCCCCAACTTGCGCCAGTCTGCCTGGACCAGCTTACTGGAACCCTATGTCGACCGTTTTGAGAACCCCGCTGCTTTTCCCATAGAGGGGTTGGAACTCCAGCCGGGATTCGACTCCGTTGAAGAGTTGGTCTCTTGTTGGGTCTCAGTAGGCCGGGAGTTAATATTTGCTGAGCAAATCTCCTGGCGGCAATTGGCCGCGCGCTGCTTTAAAGGCGATTCCAAATATCTTGATTTACATAGTCGCCAGTCCCTGGTGCGTAACCTGTTTCCGGAACTGAGCCGAAAAATTCGCGAGCGCCAACTGTTACTTCACGCCTACCTGCCGGAACAGTTTACGCAGGTGATTTTTATAGAGAATCAAGATACTTTTATCAGCCTCGCTGAATTGCAGCCCAACCGCACGGCCCTGGTGTATAGCGAGGGTTATCAGGGCGGCGCGGAGCGGATTCGCAATCCTGGCATTGCTCGCTTTAGTACATTTAATGTGGTCGATAAAGCGTCTCGACAGCAATTTCTCCAATGGTGGTATGGCGATGACTCGAGTCCATTGCCAGTTTTTTTCTGGGGGGATCTGGACTATGAAGGCTTGCGGATTGCTGCCGCATTGAGAAGAAGCTTTCCTGAGTTACAGTGTTGGCGCCCCGGTTACGACCTATTGCTCGACTCTCTTCGCACTGGCAAAGCCCACTGCCCCGACTTGGCAGAAAAACTAGGGCAAAAACCCATCGAAATGATTGGCTGCCAATACGCGGATCAATATTTGATCCCGGCTCTCTCGACAACGACTTCTTTTGTGGACCAGGAGGCTGCCAACTTAGGTGCATTGTTGGAAACCCTTCCATAG
- a CDS encoding capsule biosynthesis GfcC family protein — MRQFSILVIFALAFGGAAVLYEKESRKVKGVLTQITELQAQMGDLQAEVNRLNSELEAVKLAERRRPNLSTMANRIRRESNPSMPPKPVVEKRFEQKRSALMASDVTTAPPAIRSGEGQGEGDEWSRPTIDADQYQKETADKEVLDPYQ; from the coding sequence ATGCGTCAGTTTTCCATTTTGGTCATTTTTGCTTTGGCCTTTGGCGGCGCCGCTGTTTTATATGAGAAGGAAAGCCGCAAAGTTAAAGGTGTGCTGACCCAGATTACCGAGCTGCAGGCGCAGATGGGGGATTTGCAGGCGGAGGTCAATCGACTTAACAGCGAGCTGGAAGCCGTGAAGCTCGCAGAGCGTCGCCGGCCGAATTTGTCCACTATGGCCAATCGCATCCGCCGGGAGTCCAACCCGTCCATGCCGCCCAAACCGGTAGTGGAAAAGCGATTCGAGCAAAAACGCTCCGCTCTGATGGCCTCCGATGTTACTACGGCCCCACCTGCAATCCGTTCGGGAGAAGGGCAGGGTGAGGGTGATGAGTGGTCGCGCCCCACTATAGATGCGGACCAGTATCAAAAGGAGACTGCGGACAAGGAAGTGTTGGACCCCTACCAGTAA
- a CDS encoding GAF domain-containing protein, producing the protein MSLNKFYTSLNSQLEGLLSAENDWLANTANASALLFMELEDINWAGFYFLHGDELRLGPFQGKPACTRISVGAGVCGTAVSTGESQLVEDVHQFPGHIACDAVSASEVVIPLYDNNGRCLGVLDIDSPTVARFTQEDLAGLQGFAQVLLKSSDLPKS; encoded by the coding sequence ATGTCATTAAATAAATTCTACACATCGCTCAATAGTCAACTCGAAGGCCTGCTATCAGCGGAGAATGATTGGCTGGCCAATACTGCCAATGCCAGCGCCTTACTGTTTATGGAACTGGAAGATATCAACTGGGCGGGCTTCTACTTTTTGCATGGTGATGAACTGCGTCTGGGGCCTTTTCAGGGCAAGCCCGCCTGTACTCGGATTTCGGTAGGTGCCGGGGTTTGTGGCACAGCGGTATCCACGGGTGAGTCCCAGCTAGTGGAAGATGTACATCAGTTCCCCGGCCATATCGCTTGCGATGCGGTTTCTGCTTCTGAAGTGGTTATTCCGCTCTACGATAATAACGGCCGCTGCCTTGGGGTGCTCGATATCGACAGCCCCACCGTTGCCCGCTTCACTCAGGAAGACCTTGCCGGCTTACAGGGCTTTGCCCAGGTTCTGCTGAAATCCTCTGACCTGCCGAAAAGCTAA
- a CDS encoding methyltransferase domain-containing protein → MALLWQKQVGDTRYEVRNHGASVRLYSNGVFHSQWNPRDPLKGSLWELLMLPAFFLPEKRLNSVLLLGVGGGALIRLLQAYTSAERIVGVDLDPVHLQVARRYFGVKDVELVHADAKEYVADYLENPSSEPFDLVIDDLFGHFQGVAQRAVPANQEWCASLMRLLHKEGVLVSNFGDLQELRGSAWRQKTLRNRLRGAWMAYMPQYENHILAVSRKTLSLSELNARAPGKINPSSPSCRLYTHHRILR, encoded by the coding sequence ATGGCGCTGTTGTGGCAGAAGCAGGTGGGAGACACCCGCTACGAGGTGCGCAACCACGGCGCCAGTGTGCGCTTGTACAGTAATGGGGTTTTTCATTCCCAGTGGAATCCCCGCGACCCCCTTAAGGGCTCCCTGTGGGAGCTGCTTATGTTGCCCGCCTTCTTTCTCCCAGAGAAGCGTCTGAATTCGGTATTGCTGTTGGGGGTGGGGGGGGGTGCCCTGATTCGCCTGCTGCAGGCCTATACCTCAGCAGAGCGCATTGTTGGTGTGGACTTGGACCCGGTTCACCTGCAAGTAGCCCGCCGCTACTTCGGTGTTAAGGATGTTGAGCTGGTGCATGCCGATGCCAAAGAGTATGTAGCAGATTACCTGGAAAACCCCTCCAGTGAGCCGTTTGATCTGGTGATCGATGATTTGTTTGGTCACTTCCAGGGGGTGGCACAGCGTGCCGTACCCGCAAATCAAGAATGGTGTGCCAGTCTAATGCGCCTCCTACACAAGGAGGGTGTTTTGGTCAGCAATTTTGGCGATCTCCAGGAGCTTCGAGGCAGTGCCTGGCGTCAAAAAACTTTGCGCAATCGCCTACGTGGCGCCTGGATGGCCTATATGCCCCAATATGAAAACCATATCCTGGCGGTGAGTAGAAAGACACTTTCCTTGTCAGAACTGAATGCCCGTGCTCCAGGTAAAATCAATCCCAGTAGCCCCAGCTGTCGTCTTTATACCCATCACCGAATTTTGCGTTGA
- a CDS encoding class I SAM-dependent methyltransferase, protein MPSETLWIADENSKPLLQPGFHFEGDLLTNRWDIAERAQGKVGRSFYNDFHFEELDRRYRRIVYSVSKEKAVVHHIINQAPRLLGEGGELVLLGEKQSGIKSYALKVAERLGSGKHLQKFGNDYCSVNRVEHPQGGKLIAEEDYPQLRSLPELGGLYSKPGLFGWNKIDKGSALLAQQLTTELPKENAQVVDLGCGYGYLSTRLASLGSFHFTATDNNAAALLSCKKNFQTLGIKGVVLPSDAGDEFESGAADLVLCNPPFHQGFQVEGDLTDRFLQQSARLLKITGTALFVVNEFIPLGKKGPRYFSEVQLITKEKGFCVYRLRP, encoded by the coding sequence GTGCCGAGTGAAACCCTGTGGATCGCCGATGAAAACAGCAAGCCCTTGCTACAGCCGGGCTTTCATTTCGAAGGCGATCTCCTCACCAATCGCTGGGATATTGCCGAGCGGGCCCAGGGTAAGGTTGGGCGCAGCTTCTATAACGACTTTCACTTTGAAGAGCTGGACCGCCGCTATCGCCGCATTGTTTATTCAGTTTCTAAAGAGAAGGCCGTCGTCCACCATATCATCAATCAGGCCCCCCGACTCCTTGGGGAGGGTGGCGAACTGGTGTTGCTGGGAGAAAAGCAGAGCGGCATTAAAAGCTATGCACTGAAAGTTGCGGAGCGCCTGGGTAGCGGTAAGCACCTGCAAAAATTCGGTAATGATTATTGCAGCGTTAACCGAGTGGAGCATCCTCAGGGTGGAAAGCTCATCGCTGAGGAGGATTACCCGCAGCTGCGCAGTCTGCCAGAGTTAGGCGGCCTCTACAGTAAGCCCGGTCTGTTCGGCTGGAACAAGATTGATAAGGGCAGCGCCCTGCTGGCCCAGCAGCTCACCACCGAGCTGCCCAAGGAAAACGCCCAAGTAGTGGACCTCGGCTGTGGCTACGGCTACCTCAGCACACGGCTGGCTTCACTGGGGAGCTTCCACTTTACCGCCACCGATAATAATGCCGCCGCCCTACTCTCCTGTAAGAAAAACTTTCAGACTCTGGGGATAAAAGGGGTAGTACTACCCTCGGATGCCGGAGATGAGTTTGAAAGCGGCGCTGCTGATCTGGTGCTGTGCAACCCGCCCTTCCATCAGGGTTTTCAGGTGGAGGGCGATCTCACCGATCGATTTCTGCAACAAAGCGCACGGTTATTGAAAATAACCGGTACGGCGCTCTTTGTGGTGAATGAGTTTATTCCGCTGGGAAAAAAGGGGCCGCGCTACTTCTCTGAAGTGCAGTTGATCACCAAAGAGAAGGGCTTCTGTGTGTACCGGCTGCGCCCTTAG
- the rsuA gene encoding 16S rRNA pseudouridine(516) synthase RsuA: MANLIRLDKAVSQVTDLSRSDVKRAAWAGRITVNGVTVTDASTKIQPSDELCLDDEPLHEPGPRYIMLNKPLGYVSATKDGEHPTVLDLIDEPNKAKLHIAGRLDIDTTGLVLLTDDGQWSHKVTSPNHHCEKTYYALLAEKIEEDAVAKFAKGIWLNNEKKRTKPAKLEILYANEVRITIGEGRYHQVKRMFATLGNRVIELHRERIGDIFLDEELQEGEYRLLTPEEIASVQ; encoded by the coding sequence TTGGCTAACCTGATTCGTCTGGATAAAGCGGTCAGCCAGGTCACTGATCTCTCCCGCTCCGATGTAAAGCGCGCCGCCTGGGCGGGGCGCATTACTGTGAATGGTGTGACAGTCACGGATGCCTCTACCAAGATACAGCCCAGTGATGAACTGTGCCTGGATGATGAGCCCCTGCATGAGCCGGGGCCCCGCTATATTATGTTGAACAAGCCTTTGGGCTATGTAAGTGCCACCAAAGATGGCGAGCACCCTACGGTGCTGGACCTGATTGACGAGCCCAACAAAGCCAAGCTGCATATCGCCGGGCGCCTGGATATCGATACCACCGGGCTGGTTCTGCTCACTGATGATGGCCAGTGGTCCCACAAGGTGACTTCACCAAACCACCACTGTGAGAAAACCTACTACGCTCTGCTGGCAGAGAAAATTGAGGAGGATGCAGTGGCAAAGTTTGCCAAGGGTATCTGGCTCAATAATGAAAAGAAAAGAACCAAGCCGGCCAAGCTTGAGATCCTCTATGCCAACGAGGTGCGCATCACCATCGGTGAGGGCCGCTACCACCAAGTCAAGCGTATGTTTGCCACCCTGGGTAACCGGGTAATCGAACTGCACCGGGAGAGAATCGGCGATATTTTCCTGGATGAAGAACTCCAGGAAGGCGAATACCGGCTGTTAACTCCTGAAGAAATCGCTTCGGTACAATAA
- the folD gene encoding bifunctional methylenetetrahydrofolate dehydrogenase/methenyltetrahydrofolate cyclohydrolase FolD, with product MSALVLDGKALAQKTEEELSARVAVLKEKSGGQTPILATILVGDDPASATYVKMKGNACRRIGMDSMQVELPSSTTTEELLAKIEALNANPNVHGILLQHPVPAQIDERACFDAISLEKDVDGVTCLGFGRMAMGEEAYGCATPKGIMRLLEAYNIEMEGKHAVVVGRSPILGKPMAAMLLNANATVTICHSRTQDLAEHIRRADIVVGAVGKPEFIKAEWIKDGAVVVDAGYHPGGVGDIELGPLTERVAAYTPVPGGVGPMTINTLIYQSVDSGERKIG from the coding sequence ATGTCTGCACTGGTTCTGGACGGCAAGGCCCTGGCACAGAAAACTGAAGAAGAACTCTCGGCCCGGGTAGCCGTACTAAAGGAGAAGAGCGGTGGGCAAACGCCAATCCTGGCGACCATCCTGGTGGGTGATGACCCCGCTTCCGCTACCTATGTAAAGATGAAAGGCAATGCTTGCCGCCGCATCGGCATGGATTCCATGCAGGTGGAATTGCCCTCCTCCACCACTACTGAGGAGCTACTCGCCAAGATTGAGGCGCTCAACGCCAACCCCAACGTCCACGGCATCCTGCTCCAGCACCCAGTGCCGGCACAGATCGATGAGCGTGCCTGTTTCGACGCGATTAGCCTGGAGAAAGATGTAGATGGCGTAACCTGCCTGGGCTTTGGCCGTATGGCAATGGGTGAAGAGGCCTATGGCTGTGCAACCCCTAAAGGCATTATGCGCCTACTGGAAGCCTACAATATCGAAATGGAAGGCAAGCACGCCGTAGTTGTGGGCCGCAGCCCTATCCTGGGTAAGCCGATGGCTGCCATGTTATTGAACGCCAATGCCACCGTAACTATCTGCCACTCCCGCACTCAAGACCTGGCCGAACATATCCGCCGCGCCGATATCGTAGTGGGCGCCGTGGGCAAACCGGAGTTTATTAAGGCTGAGTGGATTAAAGATGGCGCTGTAGTTGTGGATGCCGGCTACCATCCAGGCGGAGTGGGCGATATTGAGCTGGGCCCGCTAACTGAGCGCGTTGCCGCCTACACCCCGGTGCCCGGCGGTGTTGGCCCCATGACCATCAATACCCTGATCTACCAATCTGTCGATTCCGGTGAGCGTAAAATTGGCTAA